A DNA window from Euleptes europaea isolate rEulEur1 chromosome 20, rEulEur1.hap1, whole genome shotgun sequence contains the following coding sequences:
- the CELF6 gene encoding CUGBP Elav-like family member 6 isoform X5, which produces MHKGCAFLTYCARDSALKAQSALHEQKTLPGMNRPIQVKPADSEGRGEDRKLFVGMLGKQQSEDDVRRLFEPFGQIEECTILRGPDGTSKGCAFVKYGSHAEAQAAISSLHGSQTMPGASSSLVVKFADTDKERTLRRMHQMAGQLGIFNPMTIQFGAYGAYTQAIMQQQAALMAAAQGTCLNPMAAIAAAQMQQMAAFNVSGLVAAPMTPSSGTSTPPGISTAPVPSIATPIGVNGFSPLPPQTNGQPASETIYTNGIHPYPAYPAAYAPISQAFHQQAPIIPQQQREGPEGCNLFIYHLPQEFGDAELMQMFLPFGNVISAKVFVDRATNQSKCFGFVSFDNPTSAQAAIQAMNGFQIGMKRLKVQLKRPKDANRPY; this is translated from the exons ATGAACCGCCCAATCCAAGTGAAACCAGCTGACAGCGAAGGTCGAGGAG AAGACAGGAAGCTCTTTGTGGGTATGCTTGGGAAGCAGCAGAGCGAAGACGACGTCCGGAGACTCTTCGAGCCCTTCGGCCAGATCGAAGAATGCACCATCCTCCGAGGCCCTGATGGAACCAGTAAAG GATGTGCCTTTGTGAAATATGGGAGCCACGCGGAGGCGCAAGCAGCTATCAGCAGTCTCCACGGCAGCCAAACCATGCCG GGAGCTTCCTCTAGCCTGGTCGTGAAGTTTGCAGACACCGACAAGGAGAGGACCTTGCGGCGGATGCATCAGATGGCCGGACAGCTGGGGATCTTTAATCCAATGACGATCCAGTTTGGAGCCTACGGGGCCTACACACAAGCG ATAATGCAGCAGCAAGCTGCCCTAATGGCCGCAGCACAAGGGACCTGCCTCAACCCCATGGCGGCCATTGCAGCGGCTCAGATGCAGCAGATGGCCGCCTTTAACGTCAGTGGGCTGGTCGCTGCTCCCATGACCCCCTCATCAG GTACAAGCACACCTCCAGGGATCAGCACAGCTCCCGTCCCCAGCATAGCCACACCCATCGGGGTGAACGGATTCAGCCCTCTCCCGCCACAGACCAACGGGCAGCCAGCATCGGAAACGATTTACACCAACGGCATCCATCCCTACCCAG CATACCCAGCCGCCTATGCACCTATCAGCCAGGCCTTCCACCAGCAAGCTCCGATCATACCCCAGCAGCAGAGAGAAG GTCCTGAGGGCTGTAACCTCTTCATTTATCACCTGCCCCAGGAGTTCGGGGATGCAGAACTCATGCAGATGTTCTTGCCTTTTGGCAACGTCATCTCTGCCAAAGTCTTTGTTGACCGTGCCACCAACCAAAGTAAATGCTTTG GTTTTGTCAGTTTTGACAATCCAACTAGCGCTCAGGCGGCCATTCAGGCCATGAACGGCTTCCAAATCGGCATGAAGAGGCTAAAGGTCCAACTGAAGAGGCCAAAAGATGCCAACCGACCCTATTGA
- the CELF6 gene encoding CUGBP Elav-like family member 6 isoform X2, with translation MQLSQLVGPPPSRVPLLWMPAGSKFLCIEMNRPIQVKPADSEGRGEDRKLFVGMLGKQQSEDDVRRLFEPFGQIEECTILRGPDGTSKGCAFVKYGSHAEAQAAISSLHGSQTMPGASSSLVVKFADTDKERTLRRMHQMAGQLGIFNPMTIQFGAYGAYTQAIMQQQAALMAAAQGTCLNPMAAIAAAQMQQMAAFNVSGLVAAPMTPSSGTSTPPGISTAPVPSIATPIGVNGFSPLPPQTNGQPASETIYTNGIHPYPAQSPTVADPLQQAYAGMQHYAAAYPAAYAPISQAFHQQAPIIPQQQREGPEGCNLFIYHLPQEFGDAELMQMFLPFGNVISAKVFVDRATNQSKCFGFVSFDNPTSAQAAIQAMNGFQIGMKRLKVQLKRPKDANRPY, from the exons ATGAACCGCCCAATCCAAGTGAAACCAGCTGACAGCGAAGGTCGAGGAG AAGACAGGAAGCTCTTTGTGGGTATGCTTGGGAAGCAGCAGAGCGAAGACGACGTCCGGAGACTCTTCGAGCCCTTCGGCCAGATCGAAGAATGCACCATCCTCCGAGGCCCTGATGGAACCAGTAAAG GATGTGCCTTTGTGAAATATGGGAGCCACGCGGAGGCGCAAGCAGCTATCAGCAGTCTCCACGGCAGCCAAACCATGCCG GGAGCTTCCTCTAGCCTGGTCGTGAAGTTTGCAGACACCGACAAGGAGAGGACCTTGCGGCGGATGCATCAGATGGCCGGACAGCTGGGGATCTTTAATCCAATGACGATCCAGTTTGGAGCCTACGGGGCCTACACACAAGCG ATAATGCAGCAGCAAGCTGCCCTAATGGCCGCAGCACAAGGGACCTGCCTCAACCCCATGGCGGCCATTGCAGCGGCTCAGATGCAGCAGATGGCCGCCTTTAACGTCAGTGGGCTGGTCGCTGCTCCCATGACCCCCTCATCAG GTACAAGCACACCTCCAGGGATCAGCACAGCTCCCGTCCCCAGCATAGCCACACCCATCGGGGTGAACGGATTCAGCCCTCTCCCGCCACAGACCAACGGGCAGCCAGCATCGGAAACGATTTACACCAACGGCATCCATCCCTACCCAG cTCAAAGTCCCACTGTGGCAGATCCTCTCCAACAAGCCTACGCAGGCATGCAGCACTATGCAG CAGCATACCCAGCCGCCTATGCACCTATCAGCCAGGCCTTCCACCAGCAAGCTCCGATCATACCCCAGCAGCAGAGAGAAG GTCCTGAGGGCTGTAACCTCTTCATTTATCACCTGCCCCAGGAGTTCGGGGATGCAGAACTCATGCAGATGTTCTTGCCTTTTGGCAACGTCATCTCTGCCAAAGTCTTTGTTGACCGTGCCACCAACCAAAGTAAATGCTTTG GTTTTGTCAGTTTTGACAATCCAACTAGCGCTCAGGCGGCCATTCAGGCCATGAACGGCTTCCAAATCGGCATGAAGAGGCTAAAGGTCCAACTGAAGAGGCCAAAAGATGCCAACCGACCCTATTGA
- the CELF6 gene encoding CUGBP Elav-like family member 6 isoform X4, whose amino-acid sequence MHKGCAFLTYCARDSALKAQSALHEQKTLPGMNRPIQVKPADSEGRGEDRKLFVGMLGKQQSEDDVRRLFEPFGQIEECTILRGPDGTSKGCAFVKYGSHAEAQAAISSLHGSQTMPGASSSLVVKFADTDKERTLRRMHQMAGQLGIFNPMTIQFGAYGAYTQAQQAALMAAAQGTCLNPMAAIAAAQMQQMAAFNVSGLVAAPMTPSSGTSTPPGISTAPVPSIATPIGVNGFSPLPPQTNGQPASETIYTNGIHPYPAQSPTVADPLQQAYAGMQHYAAAYPAAYAPISQAFHQQAPIIPQQQREGPEGCNLFIYHLPQEFGDAELMQMFLPFGNVISAKVFVDRATNQSKCFGFVSFDNPTSAQAAIQAMNGFQIGMKRLKVQLKRPKDANRPY is encoded by the exons ATGAACCGCCCAATCCAAGTGAAACCAGCTGACAGCGAAGGTCGAGGAG AAGACAGGAAGCTCTTTGTGGGTATGCTTGGGAAGCAGCAGAGCGAAGACGACGTCCGGAGACTCTTCGAGCCCTTCGGCCAGATCGAAGAATGCACCATCCTCCGAGGCCCTGATGGAACCAGTAAAG GATGTGCCTTTGTGAAATATGGGAGCCACGCGGAGGCGCAAGCAGCTATCAGCAGTCTCCACGGCAGCCAAACCATGCCG GGAGCTTCCTCTAGCCTGGTCGTGAAGTTTGCAGACACCGACAAGGAGAGGACCTTGCGGCGGATGCATCAGATGGCCGGACAGCTGGGGATCTTTAATCCAATGACGATCCAGTTTGGAGCCTACGGGGCCTACACACAAGCG CAGCAAGCTGCCCTAATGGCCGCAGCACAAGGGACCTGCCTCAACCCCATGGCGGCCATTGCAGCGGCTCAGATGCAGCAGATGGCCGCCTTTAACGTCAGTGGGCTGGTCGCTGCTCCCATGACCCCCTCATCAG GTACAAGCACACCTCCAGGGATCAGCACAGCTCCCGTCCCCAGCATAGCCACACCCATCGGGGTGAACGGATTCAGCCCTCTCCCGCCACAGACCAACGGGCAGCCAGCATCGGAAACGATTTACACCAACGGCATCCATCCCTACCCAG cTCAAAGTCCCACTGTGGCAGATCCTCTCCAACAAGCCTACGCAGGCATGCAGCACTATGCAG CAGCATACCCAGCCGCCTATGCACCTATCAGCCAGGCCTTCCACCAGCAAGCTCCGATCATACCCCAGCAGCAGAGAGAAG GTCCTGAGGGCTGTAACCTCTTCATTTATCACCTGCCCCAGGAGTTCGGGGATGCAGAACTCATGCAGATGTTCTTGCCTTTTGGCAACGTCATCTCTGCCAAAGTCTTTGTTGACCGTGCCACCAACCAAAGTAAATGCTTTG GTTTTGTCAGTTTTGACAATCCAACTAGCGCTCAGGCGGCCATTCAGGCCATGAACGGCTTCCAAATCGGCATGAAGAGGCTAAAGGTCCAACTGAAGAGGCCAAAAGATGCCAACCGACCCTATTGA
- the CELF6 gene encoding CUGBP Elav-like family member 6 isoform X3, translating to MQLSQLVGPPPSRVPLLWMPAGSKFLCIEMNRPIQVKPADSEGRGDRKLFVGMLGKQQSEDDVRRLFEPFGQIEECTILRGPDGTSKGCAFVKYGSHAEAQAAISSLHGSQTMPGASSSLVVKFADTDKERTLRRMHQMAGQLGIFNPMTIQFGAYGAYTQAIMQQQAALMAAAQGTCLNPMAAIAAAQMQQMAAFNVSGLVAAPMTPSSGTSTPPGISTAPVPSIATPIGVNGFSPLPPQTNGQPASETIYTNGIHPYPAQSPTVADPLQQAYAGMQHYAAAYPAAYAPISQAFHQQAPIIPQQQREGPEGCNLFIYHLPQEFGDAELMQMFLPFGNVISAKVFVDRATNQSKCFGFVSFDNPTSAQAAIQAMNGFQIGMKRLKVQLKRPKDANRPY from the exons ATGAACCGCCCAATCCAAGTGAAACCAGCTGACAGCGAAGGTCGAGGAG ACAGGAAGCTCTTTGTGGGTATGCTTGGGAAGCAGCAGAGCGAAGACGACGTCCGGAGACTCTTCGAGCCCTTCGGCCAGATCGAAGAATGCACCATCCTCCGAGGCCCTGATGGAACCAGTAAAG GATGTGCCTTTGTGAAATATGGGAGCCACGCGGAGGCGCAAGCAGCTATCAGCAGTCTCCACGGCAGCCAAACCATGCCG GGAGCTTCCTCTAGCCTGGTCGTGAAGTTTGCAGACACCGACAAGGAGAGGACCTTGCGGCGGATGCATCAGATGGCCGGACAGCTGGGGATCTTTAATCCAATGACGATCCAGTTTGGAGCCTACGGGGCCTACACACAAGCG ATAATGCAGCAGCAAGCTGCCCTAATGGCCGCAGCACAAGGGACCTGCCTCAACCCCATGGCGGCCATTGCAGCGGCTCAGATGCAGCAGATGGCCGCCTTTAACGTCAGTGGGCTGGTCGCTGCTCCCATGACCCCCTCATCAG GTACAAGCACACCTCCAGGGATCAGCACAGCTCCCGTCCCCAGCATAGCCACACCCATCGGGGTGAACGGATTCAGCCCTCTCCCGCCACAGACCAACGGGCAGCCAGCATCGGAAACGATTTACACCAACGGCATCCATCCCTACCCAG cTCAAAGTCCCACTGTGGCAGATCCTCTCCAACAAGCCTACGCAGGCATGCAGCACTATGCAG CAGCATACCCAGCCGCCTATGCACCTATCAGCCAGGCCTTCCACCAGCAAGCTCCGATCATACCCCAGCAGCAGAGAGAAG GTCCTGAGGGCTGTAACCTCTTCATTTATCACCTGCCCCAGGAGTTCGGGGATGCAGAACTCATGCAGATGTTCTTGCCTTTTGGCAACGTCATCTCTGCCAAAGTCTTTGTTGACCGTGCCACCAACCAAAGTAAATGCTTTG GTTTTGTCAGTTTTGACAATCCAACTAGCGCTCAGGCGGCCATTCAGGCCATGAACGGCTTCCAAATCGGCATGAAGAGGCTAAAGGTCCAACTGAAGAGGCCAAAAGATGCCAACCGACCCTATTGA
- the CELF6 gene encoding CUGBP Elav-like family member 6 isoform X1, whose product MHKGCAFLTYCARDSALKAQSALHEQKTLPGMNRPIQVKPADSEGRGDRKLFVGMLGKQQSEDDVRRLFEPFGQIEECTILRGPDGTSKGCAFVKYGSHAEAQAAISSLHGSQTMPGASSSLVVKFADTDKERTLRRMHQMAGQLGIFNPMTIQFGAYGAYTQAIMQQQAALMAAAQGTCLNPMAAIAAAQMQQMAAFNVSGLVAAPMTPSSGTSTPPGISTAPVPSIATPIGVNGFSPLPPQTNGQPASETIYTNGIHPYPAQSPTVADPLQQAYAGMQHYAAAYPAAYAPISQAFHQQAPIIPQQQREGPEGCNLFIYHLPQEFGDAELMQMFLPFGNVISAKVFVDRATNQSKCFGFVSFDNPTSAQAAIQAMNGFQIGMKRLKVQLKRPKDANRPY is encoded by the exons ATGAACCGCCCAATCCAAGTGAAACCAGCTGACAGCGAAGGTCGAGGAG ACAGGAAGCTCTTTGTGGGTATGCTTGGGAAGCAGCAGAGCGAAGACGACGTCCGGAGACTCTTCGAGCCCTTCGGCCAGATCGAAGAATGCACCATCCTCCGAGGCCCTGATGGAACCAGTAAAG GATGTGCCTTTGTGAAATATGGGAGCCACGCGGAGGCGCAAGCAGCTATCAGCAGTCTCCACGGCAGCCAAACCATGCCG GGAGCTTCCTCTAGCCTGGTCGTGAAGTTTGCAGACACCGACAAGGAGAGGACCTTGCGGCGGATGCATCAGATGGCCGGACAGCTGGGGATCTTTAATCCAATGACGATCCAGTTTGGAGCCTACGGGGCCTACACACAAGCG ATAATGCAGCAGCAAGCTGCCCTAATGGCCGCAGCACAAGGGACCTGCCTCAACCCCATGGCGGCCATTGCAGCGGCTCAGATGCAGCAGATGGCCGCCTTTAACGTCAGTGGGCTGGTCGCTGCTCCCATGACCCCCTCATCAG GTACAAGCACACCTCCAGGGATCAGCACAGCTCCCGTCCCCAGCATAGCCACACCCATCGGGGTGAACGGATTCAGCCCTCTCCCGCCACAGACCAACGGGCAGCCAGCATCGGAAACGATTTACACCAACGGCATCCATCCCTACCCAG cTCAAAGTCCCACTGTGGCAGATCCTCTCCAACAAGCCTACGCAGGCATGCAGCACTATGCAG CAGCATACCCAGCCGCCTATGCACCTATCAGCCAGGCCTTCCACCAGCAAGCTCCGATCATACCCCAGCAGCAGAGAGAAG GTCCTGAGGGCTGTAACCTCTTCATTTATCACCTGCCCCAGGAGTTCGGGGATGCAGAACTCATGCAGATGTTCTTGCCTTTTGGCAACGTCATCTCTGCCAAAGTCTTTGTTGACCGTGCCACCAACCAAAGTAAATGCTTTG GTTTTGTCAGTTTTGACAATCCAACTAGCGCTCAGGCGGCCATTCAGGCCATGAACGGCTTCCAAATCGGCATGAAGAGGCTAAAGGTCCAACTGAAGAGGCCAAAAGATGCCAACCGACCCTATTGA